The genomic stretch TGTATTCTTCCAATTCTGCTATTACTTCAGGAACGTGACAATCAATGACACCAATCATATCAAGACCTTTTCTCGATCTCGCTTCTTTTAAGATTGCAGATAATGTTAAAGAATTTGCTCCAGTTATTTTTACTGCTTTATTGGTCCTTGTCCTCCCAATATGGATATGGAAGTCTGCATAACATGACTTCATTTCATCAGCTTCATTTTTAAATACATGATCGCATATGCCGTTTTTGCGTCATGAATCTCCTGGCTATCTACCATTTCTTCCATTTCTTCTATTGATAAATGAAGTAGATCAAGAAATTCATCTTCATCAGCGGACTGCTCTCCCTTTTTCGTTAATCCTTTGGCAACATATAAATGGACAAGCTCATTAGCAAAGCCCGGAGATGTATAGAACGAAATCACTTTTTCAAGTTTTTCACACGTATAACCGGTTTCTTCTTCTAGTTCACGCACAGCAGTTAATTCAGGCTCTTCACCTTGCTCAAGTTTACCTGCTGGTATTTCTACAATCGCTTTGCCTAGCGCTTTACGATATTGCCTAACCGCAAGTATTTTATCATCGGGTGTTTGAGCAATAATCGCAACCGCACCGGGATGATCGATTAATTCTCGCTTGCTTTGTTTACCATTCGGTAACTGCACATCCTCTACTCTAACGTCAATAATACGACCTTCATAAATCGTTTCTGAGTGCAAGGTCTTTTCATATAAATGGTCCATTGCTTCATCATCTCCTGGTTCTAAAAATTACAATCGATACATAAAGTCTATCACATGAGACAAATAATAGGGAAAGATAGCAACCGTATCGAACTATTTAGGAGGTCTTGATTATGAAAGTTTATATTCAGCCGAATGGGATTACGATGGTTGGAAAACCAAAGCAAATTCAATTAATGATCAGACACTATATGAATCATTATGAAACGATTGAAGAATGGATTCACGCCCCTGCAGTTCGTACAAAATCGCACTTAAGATTAATTCAATAAACAAGAAACGCTGCCAGATATTGAGGCAGCGTTTCTGCTTTATCGAATTTCGGTTTTAAAAATGTTTTTCATTTGCTGTAAAAAAACATCATGGTATTCAGAAAATGTAGCCATACAATTGCTTTGAGCAATGGTATGAAAACCTCTTGCATAGGCACCATACGCGGTTAAAAAATCACATATATCGGTACATACGCCTGAGAGATGAACGGTGTCTATGTTTTTGCTTTTCAATATTTCTTCCAGGCTTGTGTTATAAAAAGCGTCATATTCTGGTTTAGGTACATAGGTGACTTGTGCATGATTTTGATTCGCTTCAAACCAAGTCTTCAATTCCCCATATAAGTCTTGGCCCCAGGATCCGATAACATTATGTACGGGCCAAATCTTAAAGTGCTCATCATTTTCTTGATGGGCATCCATACATATGACAACTTCCTTTCCTTCTTCAAGAAACTCGTTTGCGAGCGTGATAATATTTGGAACAATCTCCTGCCCTACTTTTCCTGAAGTAAGTCCACCTTGATCGTGAATAAAGTCATTGCTCATATCAATAATTAATAACGCTTCTTTCATCATTCTCCCCTCCCAGTGCCTTTACTATAGCAGGTGATTTTCCACGTGACAAGACACCAACTACCTGCATATCATTGGCGTGAAATCGCTTATAACGGTACACTTAAAATAGAATTAATTTTGGGAGGTATGCTTCGTTATGAAAACCAATCAAATTGGCAATTCAAAACTACATGTTAGTGAAATCGGACTAGGAACCATGTCACTAGGAACCGATCGAGCGAAAGCTGTCTCACTCATTCATGAGGCGATCGATAACGGCGTTACATTTATCGATACAGCAGATTTGTATGACTTCGGTTTAAATGAAGAAATCGTCGGAGAGGCATTGCGTGATCGAAGAGATTCAGTTGTTCTTGCAACCAAGGCAGGGAATCATTTCGAAGAAGGGAAAGAGGGATGGTTCTGGGACCCTTCTAAAAAGCATATTAAGGGAGCCTTAAAAGAAAGTTTGAGACGTTTGAAAACAGATCATATTGACCTTTTCCAACTACATGGTGGTACGATTGAAGATCCGATTGATGAAACGATCGAGGCTTTCGAGGAATTAAAATCTGAAGGCCTCATTATTGAATATGGGATTTCTAGCATTCGACCAAATGTGATTCGTGAATTTGTAAAGAAATCTTCTATCGCTTCAGTCATGATGCAATATAGTATACTAGATCGTCGGCCTGAAGAAGAAATGCTAGATTTATTGCATAACAATAACATTAGTGTCATTGCTAGGGGTCCTCTCGCTAAAGGAATGTTAACAGATCAATACGATGAAAAAATTAAAGAAGATGGTTTTCTCGACTATTCTAAATTTGATGTTCTTGAAACGGTTAAACAGCTGAATGAGATAAAAGGGAACAAGCGCAATATGACTCAGACGGCACTTAAATATGCACTTGCTCACCCTGCTGTAGCCACCGTTATTCCCGGAGCTAGTCGAAGTAAACAACTCCTTGCAAACATTACCGCACAGAATGCACCAGACTTAACACCCGATGAAGTACAAAAAATACGTGACGTTTCGAAAAAAAATGTATATGATAAGCACCGTTAAATGTAAAATAGCGCAGTCAACTGACTGCGCTATTTCCTTTTCGACTCAAAATTAAAATCTAAAAGGAGTCTAATATGGGATTATTTATTATTAGTTCTGGTTCTGTTGACGCTTGAATTTGCTCAATACTATAGCCAGATGCCACTTCTTTTAATTCAAGTCCTTCAACCGTAATATCAATAACAGCTCGCTCGGTAATAATGCGATTGACAACACCTTTCCCTGTTAGAGGGAGGCTACATGAGTTTAGAATTTTAGTTTCTCCATTTTTGTTAACGTGGTCCATGATTACCACAATCCGTTTTGCTCCATGAACGAGATCCATTGCTCCTCCCATTCCTTTAATCATCTTTCCAGGTATCATCCAATTCGCAAGATCGCCATTCTTCGAAACTTCCATTCCACCTAAAATGGCCACGTCAATATGTCCTCCTCGAATCATTGCAAATGACTCGGCACTATCAAAATAAGCGGCTCCTTGCATTGCAGTAACCGTTTCTTTTCCTGCATTAATTAAGTCAGGTTCAACCTCGCCTTCACTTGGATAAGGTCCAATACCTAGAAGGCCATTTTCCGATTGAAGAACGATCTTTTTACCATCTGGAATGTAATTAGCTACCATTGTCGGCATTCCAATTCCCAGATTTACGTAAGAGCCGTCCAGGATTTCTTTTTCAGCACGTCTTGCAATCTTTTCACGAACTGCTGCTTTATCTACTTTAACCATCATTAGCCTCCTATCGCGTCGTTAATCGCTCAATCTTCTTTTGCTGCTCACCAACAATAACCTTCTGTACATAAATGCTCGGAGTATGAATAGAATCTGGATCTAACTCTCCAACACCCACTAATTCTTCAACTTCTGCAACCGTTACTTTTCCTGCGGCTGCAATCATTGGGTTAAAGTTGCGTGCCGTTTTGTTGTAGACTAAATTCCCCATTACATCTCCTTTGAGTGCTCGAACAAAGGAAAAATCAGCTTGTATCGCTTCTTCAAGCAAATATTCTTTTCCATTAAATGTTTTTACTTCCTTTCCTTCAGCAATCGGCGTTCCGACGCCGGCTGGAGTATAGAAGGCCGGGATTCCAGCCCCCCCAGCTCTAATTCGTTCTGCCAATGTTCCTTGTGGAATGAGCTCCACTTCTAATTCTCCTGAAAGCACCTGTCTTTCAAACTCTTTGTTTTCACCAACGTAAGATCCAATCATTTTTTTAATCTGTTTATTTTTAAGAAGCAATCCCAGACCCCAATCATCAACTCCACAGTTGTTTGATATGACTGTTAAGTCCTTTGTTCCTCTCTCTTTTAATGCAAGAATTAAATTCTCTGGAATACCTACTAAGCCAAACCCGCCAACAAGAATCGTTGCCCCGTCCTGAACATCTTGTACTGCTTCTTGAAATGTATCAAGTATTGGTTTCATTTACTTTTACCTCCTGCCATTTTAAGTTCGTTCAACAATTGTTGCTACTCCCTGTCCTCCACCAATACAAAGCGTAGCTAGACCATAGCGCTCATTTCTACGTTTCATTTCATGTAGTAGAGTAACTAGAATTCGAGTGCCACTTGCACCAATCGGATGACCAAGTGCAATAGCCCCACCGTTTACATTTAAGATTTCTTTATTAAAATCAAGATCTCTTCCAACGGCAAGAGACTGTGCAGCAAAAGCCTCATTTGCTTCTACTAGATTCATTTGGTTCATTGAAAGCCCAGCACGTTCAAGTGCTTTCTTCGTAGCCGGAACTGGACCTAGCCCCATAACGCTCGGATCTACTCCACCGCTTGCATTCGAGCGAATAACAGCAAGGTATTCTATTCCAAGTTCATCTGCTTTCTCTTTACTCATTAAAACAACAGCGGCTGCGCCGTCGTTAATTCCGGAAGCGTTTCCTGCCGTAACCCCACCGTCTTTCTTAAAAGCTGGGCGTAACTTTGCAAGTTTATCAGCCGTCGTTCCTGGTTTAACGTATTCATCAGTATCAAATAATAGAGGTTCACCTTTTCGCTGCGGAATAGTAACAGGGAGAATCTCTTCTTTAAATCGTCCCTCTTTAATAGCAGCCTGTGCTTTTTGTTGACTCCAGGCAGCAAATTCATCCATCTCTTTTCTTGTTAGATGATAATGATCACACAAATTCTCAGCAGTAACACCCATATGGTAATCGTTAAATGCGCACCATAATCCATCTTGAATCATACTATCCACCATCTTTTGGTCACCCATTCGTAAGCCTTCTCGCGCTCCGTTTAATAAATAAGGTGCCTGACTCATGTTCTCCATCCCACCGGCGACAACAATATCTTGATCGCCAAGCATAATAGATTGAGCTCCTAGATGAACGGTTTTCAATCCTGATCCACAAACTTTATTGATTGTCATTGCAGGAGTTGAAACTGGGATTCCCGCTTTAATCGCAGCTTGACGAGCAGGATTTTGTCCGAGACCCGCTTGAAGAACGTTTCCCATAATGACTTCTTCCACCTGATCTATCGATAAGCCAGCTTTTTCGATCGCTCCCTTAATGACCGCGGCCCCAAGTTCTGTAGCAGATATAGATTTTAGTGAACCATTAAATGAACCTACTGGCGTTCTGATAGCGCTTACAATTACAACATCTCGACTCATTTCGATTTCCTCCTTATGTATCTATGACTCTCTTCTACATAATTCTTACTGCATTCAAAAAAATCCTTCCTCCAAGTAAGAATTTCCATTATTCAAACGATTCCCTTGCCAGACTCTATTTCCTTTGTTTTAATTAAAGATAGCGCTTACAAGGAAGGGTGATGAATGTTTTGCTACCACAACACGCTACGATCATTGAAGTAGGTCCAAGAGATGGGCTTCAAAATGAACAGAACCAGATCAAAACAAATAATAAAATCCGTTTTATTAAAGCTCTAAAAGCAGCAGGAATGAAAGAAATAGAAATTACTTCATTTGTCTCACCGAAATGGGTTCCCCAAATGAAAGATGCCAGTGAAATAGTAAAAACATGCCTTGATGATACTCGGAACTTTGTTTTAGCTCCTAACCGTAAAGGGGTAGAGAGAATTAAAGAAACGAACGTGAAAGCCATAGCACTTTTTGCTGGTGTTAGTAACTCCTTTAATCAAAAGAATAGCAATAAAGGGACAAAGGAGCTTCTTCATGAGCTCTTTCCTTTAGTCGAAGAATTAAAAGCGGATGGTTACTTCGTTCGAGCCTGTATTTCCACTGCTTTCTATTGCCCATATGAAGGGAAAATAGACGGTAATGATACAATTGACGTTTGTCATCAATTCGTTAATGCAGGTGTAGATGAATTAAGCGTAGCGGATACTATTGGAATGGCCACTCCAGAGGAATCGCACAACCTTTTTAGCCAACTTGTAAGGGAATTTCCAACAACATTGTTAACAGCGCATTTCCATGATACACGTGGAATGGCCCTTGCTAACATCTATGCATGCCTTCAAGCTGGAATTTCAAGATTTGATACGTCAGCTGGTGGACTTGGCGGCTGTCCTTTCGCCAAAGGAGCGACAGGCAACGTTGCCACAGAAAGTGTCGTCTATATGTTGGAGAGAATGGGAATCAAAACAGGTATTGATCTAGAAAAACTAATGGGAGCAATTGATGAGATTGAGCCTCACCTATCAAGATCCATCCTAACGCCTTATCGAACGTTATATAAACAAGAAAAGGAAGCCTCTATAAAGTAGACATATAAATATTATGGTAAACTAAATAAAATAAGCACACAGACGTGTGCTTATTTTATCCTTTTACTATAGTTAGAATAATACTATAGATTAAAGCTAGAACTAGTCCACCGATGACCGTAATTCGATCCATCTTTTGACCTTTAAATAAATTTAGAACTCCCTTTACGACCATAAATACTACGAAAAAAATAACAAAATACATCAAAAACGTCACTCTAGTAAATCCCCCTAATCGTTATCCTTTGTTTATATACCGCATTCTCGGATTAATGATTTCACTATCACTTTTAAGCATAAAACACTGGTGTTTTGGAAGGAAATCAATTTTCATTTCGTTATCAAAAAACACTTTATATTGTTTCTGAATCAATACGGGTCTAAAATTTGACTCAAGCGTCATATTAAATTCACCTTGAGCGGAATCATTTACTAATTGCGTAACACCGTTCACAACACACCCGCAATCTTCGATGTCATAGTGTAACTTCATATAACCCTCAGCGTCATGTTCTAATTTCTCGATCGCTTGATCTGTAAAAGTCACTCTCATGTTATCTCTCCTCTTCACTATCTTCTATAATAACGTCTATAAACTCAATCGCCCAGTCACACCACTCAATCCAGGTTTTCATCTGACGCCTACCGTATTCAAGCGTTAGGTATTCTCCCAGACGATCTTTCTCTATTCTATGATCAACTGCATTTTCTTCTTTCCAGCTGTTCATGTGATCAAGCACCATTTGATGATGCTCTTTACTCTCTTTTAGAAATTGGATCGCTTCTTCTTTTGGAATGAGATGAAATAAAGAAACACGCATCAATTGTTCGTTTTTCATTTTGGGTGGGTCTACAGTATGATGAGCAAGCCATTCAATGAGAAGACGATACCCTTTATCTTCAATAGAGTAGATCTTCTTATCTGGAAGATCTAACTGTGGAACAATTTCAAAGCTTACTAGCTTCTCTTTCTCCATCTTTCCAAGTTCACGATAAATTTGTGTATGATGCGCAGACCAAAAATGGATCATCGTTTCTCTAAATTGTTGTGTTAGCTCATATCCGGTTGATGGTTTCTTCGTGAGTAATCCAAGAAGAGCATATCGTAAAGCCATATCATCATTTCCTTTTCAGCAATTTGCTTCTTCTCTATTATAAACGTCTTTACAATATCTTTGCATATTTGAAGTTGTAAATCCACATTTGACAATTAATTTGAATTTCATTTTATCAGAAATGATAAGAAAACGCCCCCCCGGATAATATGCTTATACATTGCTAAGATGAAATTTGATAAAATACCAGACAATTCAAAAAAGCAGGCTGTCTATTTCGACTGCCTGCTTTTTCGATGGTTTAAACTATTCTTTCGTATTGATATTTAGTAATCCTTCCGCTGTTTTACGTGTCTCGTTGCCAAAAGAATCTTTCACTTTCACTTCGATCTCAGCACCTTCAGCCACCACATTCGAAGTAGCTGTCCAGTAACCGACATAATGCCCTTCTGATACTTCCATCATTGGAAATTCAGTCATACTTGAAGGCATCACCGTTGGATTCACTAACGGCATACGAATTGAGAAAGTAGCTTTTATTCCTGGAGCGCTATCGAATTCAATTTTGACTGATTCTCCCGCTTGAAGATTTTTATTTTGATCTGGTTTTAATTGATTAATGACCAATTCTTCTTGCTGGGAATAAACGTTGATCGACTTTTTCGTTTTATTTCCTGCTTTGTCTTTCGCCACTACTTTTATAATGTTCTCACCTTGATCGAGCAGCATCCGATGTGAAAATACACCATCTTCTACTTTCGCTTTCGTTCCGTTAACCTTTACCCAAGCAAGATTTTCATCATGAACGTCACCTTTAACGGTTACGGATCCTTTATTTGTTTTCCAGTCATTTTCTGGAGATGTGATCGTTAATTCCGGTTTCGTTTGATCTAAAGTAACCATTACAGCATCAGATTCTTCCGTCATCCCACGATCCGTTGATGCACGAGCTGTTAACTGATTCTCACCATCGCTCAATTGGATTTCTGTTGTGAAATGACCTTCTTCATTAGAAGTTGTGACAGCTTCTTCTTCGCCATTTTTCATAATATGAACGTCTGTCATTGGTGCGGTTTCGCCATCAACTTCAATGCTATTCTTGTTTGTATACGATCCGTCTTTTGGAGATGTAATCATTGGTGCTGTTAGTTCATAATCAACGACTGCACGGATCATATAGTTCCCTTCTTCTTCAGGAGCCTTCGACCATGCGCCGCTAACATATTGAAAGCTTCGGTCGACATATTCTCCGTCTTCATCTGTTGCAAGCCCCGGAGCATTTGGATTGGCATCCGCTTGAATATAAGTGATATAAAAATCACCTTCTACGATCACTCCTTGATCAGACAGATCAACCATCGTCCATTCGCCATTTCGAAGAGCAGTCGCGTCAATTGGACCAGCGAGTTTCTTACCTGGTGCTCCATCCGGACCTGATGCATCATGAATTTCTACTTTAAAATTTGTTCCGCCTGGATTTGGCCATTCCGTATTCCAGAATCTAAATAAACCTCCAGTTACAAGAGCGCGTTCTTGACCTTCTGCAAGCGACATTTTCACAGCCCAACCGTTCCCCGCATCATAGAACGCTCTTGCGTTCTCAGCAGTACCATCGTCATAACCAATTTCTCCTTCATATCCGATGAATGGAGAAAGTTCAGCATTCTGAACAACTGTCTCATTCGCTTCAACAGTGACGGTAAAGGTTTCGCTATAGTAACCGGCCGCAAGAACTTTTAACGTATACTCGCCTTCATAACCTCTCAGTGAATATTGTCCTTCTTCATCAGTTTGAACAGGTGCTATAGCAGCATCTTCTACTAATAAAACAGTTGCATCTTGGATTGGCTCTCCTGTTTCACTATTCGTGACTGTTCCTTCGATTTCTCCCTCTGGTATCGCTTCTAATGTGAAGTCAGCTTCTGTCACTTCATCATCTACGATCGTCACTTCCTGAGTCTCTGACTGGTAGCCATATGCTTCTGCAATAGCTGTGTAGTCCCCTGCTGCATGAGTCATGGAATAGCTTCCGTCTTCCAAGTTTGTTGTTGTGGAGCGCCCTGTCTCAAGAATAGACACTTCTGCTTGAAGCGGCAGAGCTTGAGGTGTAGGTGATGGTTTCTCTTGAACTGGATTTACAACATCGAAAAGCGGTGAAGGTTTTAACTTGTCAGGGTTTACTTTTTCTTTCGCTTTGGCACTAGCAGATTTTTCATCAGGCTGAATAGAAACTTTCGCGCTCTTTTTCTTAGCGGCAACTTCCATCGGCTCAGCGGATAACTTCACATCGTCAATATACCAGCCCTGCTTCATTACGCTACCATCCGTCTCGACTTGAAAAGCTAAATAAATTCGCTGATTTTCATAGGCTGATAGATCAACCTCTTCACTCACCCATTCATCAGAAAGATTATTATACTCCGCAAGAGCTTCCCAATTTTCCTGATCGGTTGAAACGAAAAGATGACCATAATCATAGTTTCTTTCAAGTTCATACCATTGATTGAATTGAAGATAAGCTTCACCTTCTGGTAAATCGATGGGAGGCATCATCAGCGTCATGTTAGCACTGTTGTCATATGCTCCATCAAGGTTTGTTCCATAAACCTTTTCACCAGAGTAAGCTTCAGGACCAACCGTTGGCGTCCCCCACTCCCATGAATTATTTTCTCCCCAGCTCATCCATCCAGCTGGCTCTGATTCAAAGTCTGTTTCGTAACCTGTTGAAATACCAGGGATAATTTCTACCTGATATTCGTCTGTTGTGACAACATGTCCGCCATAGTCTTCGATTTTAAACCTGTAACTAACGGAAGGTTCACTGACGGCTTCGCCTGGAATAATAGCTTGATAGGATCCAGAAAGATAGTTTCCATCAATTCGTGTGGCTTCAGTTGATGTCCACTCTCCGTTATGAGCATATTCAAGCTCTACACTTGTTACGCTCACATTATCAGTTGCTGTGATGGTAAGAGGAAGATCCATCTGAGCATAGGCTTCTGAAGGAGCATCGTGTTGATACGTGGGCTCTTCATTATCGCTTCCTTCTTTCATCACTTCCCCTTCAAGAGTACCAAGACCGTTCATAACGGAAGAAACAGCATCAAAAGCATTCACTAATCCATAACCAAACCCGTTGTTTGGAGAATCTGAAAATTCATCATCTGTAAGAGGTGTAACGGTGGATAGAAAAATAGCTTCTATCTCATCTACTGTCAGCGATGGATCCGCTTGACGAAGAAGAGCTACGATCGCAGAGACGTGAGGCGCTGCCATCGAAGTTCCGTTCCATCCTCCTTCATAGCTGCTTCCAGGTACCGCAGAACGGATATTAACTCCAGGAGCTGAAACGTCAGGTTTTATTTCATCATATGGGGATGGTCCCTGTAGAGAGAAACTCCCAAGAGCATCATTGATATCTGTAGCTCCCGTAGCAAATGACTCAGGATAATTTGCTGGTGTTGCGATTGACTCTGGACCTCCGGGATTAAATAGTGTTGTATTACCAGCAGAAAATTCTGGGAATATATCTGCATTTCGCCAGTTTTGAACCATTGGGCGATACCATTCGTCAAGCCCAGGTCCGCCTCCCCAAGAATTGTTCACGACATCAGGAGCTTTCTCAGGGTGTGGATTGCCTTCAGCATCCTTAGGAGCAATAATCCATTCCCCTGCTTCTAGAAGGTCAATATCTGATCCTCCTTCTTCGCTAAATGCCTTTACTGCAATCCACTTCGCACCTGGAGCAACACCGATTTGGTTTGAGCCATCCGGTTCAACTCCAACCATTGTGCCCATTGTATGTGTCCCATGTGCAATGTCATCATAAGGTGCTTCCTCCCCACTAACAGCATCAAACCAGTTAAATTCATGATCCACCCCTTCAGCACTGTACCCTCTGTACTGTTCCATAAGAGCTGGATGATCCCATTGAACACCGGTATCAATGTTAGCGATCACCGTCCCTGCCCCATCAATTCCCATATCCCAGACTTCAGGAGCACCTACTCGATCAATATTCCACTCAATCGAGTTGGTATCTGCAGTCGTTTTAGCCTTAGTTTTCGTTTTATCTGGCATTGGCTGAATCTGCCTGATTTCGTTAGGAAGTATTTTATCCACTTCAGGAAATGATGCTAGCTTGTTCATCACTTTTTTTGTTGCTGTTACTGCCATACCGTTTACGATGTAAAATGATTTTATGTCTTCTGCATTGCCTTTTTTCTCTTGTTGTTCTAAGTATGTGGACACAGATTGTTGTGTTTCAATAGACGTAGCTCTTAAAGCATTAACAACAGCTGATCGCTTAGTGATTTCAGCTTGAAAGGAAGTTAAGTTGTTTTTCTTTGCCTTTTCTTCCGCTTCTTTCGCTACTTTTGTCGTATCAGCTTGTTCTGCAAATTTAATCAAGAACGTTACTTTTTCGTTCTTCTCGAATGCTTTCGATACCTTCTGATCAATTCGTTTCACTTCATCATTCATGGATACAGAAGAACCACTTTTCGCATTCGCTTGCATCGCTGGTTGAATGAAGCTCGTGATGAGGAGAATAAAACAAGCAAATAGAGCTACGATTTTACGTTTGCTTCGTTTTCTCAAATTTCTTCCTCCCTAATAATTAGTTTTTTTTACACTCTGCCCTCCTTTTGAATTGCCCGGTTCACTTAACATGCTATACCAGGATTTGTCACATTTAAATCAAAAATAACAAAATTTTCAGAAAATAATCCAATTCTCTCAAAGTACTTTTAATATAAAAAAATGACGATTGTCCTGGATGTGTGTAGTATTTTGATGGTCGATAACGTTTTTAAATAGCCTTTAGCCTATAAGGACTATAGAAGTAGCGAATCTTACTTTAGTAACACGACTATGACGAATTCCCTAAACCTCTTTTTTATTCCATTACGATATCAGCATAAAGGAGGACTTTTCTCAAATAACACGTTATTGACATGCCATAAAGATTGACAAACGATTCTCATTTGTCATCTTTCGCTAGTAATCGTGTCGTCAACCCCTTTCTTTTCAACACTAAAATCCGACAGTGTTTTCTCACTCCCACTTATAAAGTCGTGGTCTTTTTGTATGAATTGATGCAAAGAGCAATCATGATATTTCCACATCAAAAACCCTCTTTCTTAAAGAAAGAGGGTTTTTGACAGTTTTTTTCATAGTGAGAAAAAAGGGTTAACGGTATTTACTTAACCATTCGCCTTGTATGTGTTCATAAACTTTTGATCAATTCGATTTTTTAATTTCCATGAGAGAGGATGATGAAGCACGATTTTTCCATATATCAGTAATCCCTGTTTCTGGCCAGTAGAAAGAATCGATAAGTAAGTGTCTTTAGGTTGGAAACGCCGACCATTCGCTTCTTTCATGAACCCCTTAATATTCTCCCAAAGAATCTCTGATTGTCGCACGGCTACTACACCGGCTTTAGGAAGGCGTGGATACTGCCGGATAGAAGCACAATCTCCCGCTGCAAAAATGGCAGGATACTCCTTTACTTGTAGTGTATCTTCTACAAGTAAATAACCCTCTTGATCAACAGGTAATTGAGAAGTTTGAAATAAACCGGGAGCTTTCGGGCCAGTTAACCATAATACTTCATCATAAGCAATTTGGCTACCAGTTGAGGTGATAATCTGACTAGACGTGACATTTGCCACTTTTTCTTTCAAATAAATTGGCAAATTTTTATCTTGCATGATTTGCGTAATTTTTTCCTGTGCTTTAGCAGAAGTATTTTCTAACAACGGTGAATGAGAAATGATCGAAACGGGTTTCTTATCCTCAAGTTTTCGTCTTGCAGATAAAGCTAAAGC from Bacillus sp. Cs-700 encodes the following:
- a CDS encoding FAD-dependent oxidoreductase; its protein translation is MKKLLLIGAGHAHLYIMKKLQEEKEDHDVTLISPSEYQYYSGMFSGYLEGLYDKEDMRVHIPTLAKTAGIHFMEGAALSIDAKAKVVLTEKGDILSYDVLSIDIGSLTAGIDVPGARKHALRIKPNYRIEEVARAMQKANNPVIVGGGAAGVEMALALSARRKLEDKKPVSIISHSPLLENTSAKAQEKITQIMQDKNLPIYLKEKVANVTSSQIITSTGSQIAYDEVLWLTGPKAPGLFQTSQLPVDQEGYLLVEDTLQVKEYPAIFAAGDCASIRQYPRLPKAGVVAVRQSEILWENIKGFMKEANGRRFQPKDTYLSILSTGQKQGLLIYGKIVLHHPLSWKLKNRIDQKFMNTYKANG
- a CDS encoding S8 family peptidase — protein: MRKRSKRKIVALFACFILLITSFIQPAMQANAKSGSSVSMNDEVKRIDQKVSKAFEKNEKVTFLIKFAEQADTTKVAKEAEEKAKKNNLTSFQAEITKRSAVVNALRATSIETQQSVSTYLEQQEKKGNAEDIKSFYIVNGMAVTATKKVMNKLASFPEVDKILPNEIRQIQPMPDKTKTKAKTTADTNSIEWNIDRVGAPEVWDMGIDGAGTVIANIDTGVQWDHPALMEQYRGYSAEGVDHEFNWFDAVSGEEAPYDDIAHGTHTMGTMVGVEPDGSNQIGVAPGAKWIAVKAFSEEGGSDIDLLEAGEWIIAPKDAEGNPHPEKAPDVVNNSWGGGPGLDEWYRPMVQNWRNADIFPEFSAGNTTLFNPGGPESIATPANYPESFATGATDINDALGSFSLQGPSPYDEIKPDVSAPGVNIRSAVPGSSYEGGWNGTSMAAPHVSAIVALLRQADPSLTVDEIEAIFLSTVTPLTDDEFSDSPNNGFGYGLVNAFDAVSSVMNGLGTLEGEVMKEGSDNEEPTYQHDAPSEAYAQMDLPLTITATDNVSVTSVELEYAHNGEWTSTEATRIDGNYLSGSYQAIIPGEAVSEPSVSYRFKIEDYGGHVVTTDEYQVEIIPGISTGYETDFESEPAGWMSWGENNSWEWGTPTVGPEAYSGEKVYGTNLDGAYDNSANMTLMMPPIDLPEGEAYLQFNQWYELERNYDYGHLFVSTDQENWEALAEYNNLSDEWVSEEVDLSAYENQRIYLAFQVETDGSVMKQGWYIDDVKLSAEPMEVAAKKKSAKVSIQPDEKSASAKAKEKVNPDKLKPSPLFDVVNPVQEKPSPTPQALPLQAEVSILETGRSTTTNLEDGSYSMTHAAGDYTAIAEAYGYQSETQEVTIVDDEVTEADFTLEAIPEGEIEGTVTNSETGEPIQDATVLLVEDAAIAPVQTDEEGQYSLRGYEGEYTLKVLAAGYYSETFTVTVEANETVVQNAELSPFIGYEGEIGYDDGTAENARAFYDAGNGWAVKMSLAEGQERALVTGGLFRFWNTEWPNPGGTNFKVEIHDASGPDGAPGKKLAGPIDATALRNGEWTMVDLSDQGVIVEGDFYITYIQADANPNAPGLATDEDGEYVDRSFQYVSGAWSKAPEEEGNYMIRAVVDYELTAPMITSPKDGSYTNKNSIEVDGETAPMTDVHIMKNGEEEAVTTSNEEGHFTTEIQLSDGENQLTARASTDRGMTEESDAVMVTLDQTKPELTITSPENDWKTNKGSVTVKGDVHDENLAWVKVNGTKAKVEDGVFSHRMLLDQGENIIKVVAKDKAGNKTKKSINVYSQQEELVINQLKPDQNKNLQAGESVKIEFDSAPGIKATFSIRMPLVNPTVMPSSMTEFPMMEVSEGHYVGYWTATSNVVAEGAEIEVKVKDSFGNETRKTAEGLLNINTKE